In one window of Tenrec ecaudatus isolate mTenEca1 chromosome 3, mTenEca1.hap1, whole genome shotgun sequence DNA:
- the LOC142442301 gene encoding zinc finger protein 42 homolog → MEQPMKKRLRKSCHKGLGEKAFVETKPNQVKSSPMLQAEEEPANTMWALCDEDSEHSNTGLQAFDERFPECYIECIIRCEFSEPILEEDLILKSLEYLKEESEQTLAQQVLGENSLLGDNSLECSLEYAKEGTRPNVSQQFAEENSLVYSEYMTGKKLPPGGIPGVDLSDPKQLTEFTRKKPRKSTEYYDEKTLPCPQGGCPRKFKDKSSLRKHLLVHGPRDHICAECGKALTESLKLKRHFLVHTGEKPYRCTFEECGKRFSLDINLRTHVRIHTGEKRFSCPYQGCSRKFIQSSNLKAHILTHAKAKIQVGE, encoded by the coding sequence ATGGAACAGCCAATGAAGAAAAGACTCCGAAAAAGTTGTCATAAGGGCCTAGGTGAAAAGGCCTTTGTTGAGACTAAGCCAAACCAAGTGAAGTCTAGCCCCATGCTGCAGGcagaggaggaacctgctaatacAATGTGGGCCTTATGTGATGAAGACAGCGAGCACTCTAACACTGGTCTTCAGGCATTTGATGAGCGCTTCCCTGAGTGCTACATTGAATGCATAATAAGATGTGAGTTTTCAGAACCCATCCTGGAAGAAGACTTAAttcttaaatccttggaatacctGAAAGAAGAATCAGAACAAACCCTTGCACAACAGGTTCTTGGAGAAAATTCACTTCTTGGAGACAACTCTCTTGAATGCTCTTTGGAATACGCCAaagaagggaccagaccaaacgTTTCTCAACAGTTTGCTGAAGAGAATTCACTTGTGTATTCTGAGTACATGACTGGCAAGAAGCTTCCACCTGGTGGAATACCTGGTGTTGACTTATCTGATCCTAAACAGCTGACAGAATTTACTAGAAAGAAGCCGAGAAAAAGTACAGAATATTATGATGAAAAAACACTCCCCTGTCCTCAGGGTGGATGTCCAAGGAAGTTTAAGGATAAGTCCTCCCTGAGAAAGCATCTCCTAGTTCATGGTCCCCGAGACCATATATGTGcagaatgtgggaaagctttaACTGAGAGCTTAAAACTGAAGCGACATTTTCTGGTGCACACTGGAGAGAAGCCCTACCGGTGCACATTCGAAGAGTGTGGGAAACGCTTTTCCCTGGACATCAATTTGCGCACACATGTACGAATCCACACTGGTGAGAAACGCTTTTCGTGCCCCTATCAGGGCTGTTCCCGGAAGTTTATCCAGTCTAGTAACCTGAAAGCTCACATCTTAACTCATGCAAAGGCCAAAATACAGGTGGGAGAGTAG